One segment of Halomonas sp. TD01 DNA contains the following:
- a CDS encoding YjaG family protein, translating into MVAKPLGFYQRLQQLPLPAQQAFMAALCERLLPNYALYQQTTGLGDEHTLRTVLSLVWERLNVPNASIDFARQAEKLAECEPPEGDESFGARRALDAVVSVSALLDTLQGESPEAVLDVSRTSRAGVRAFIELTEGEEDAQVLALIIRDHPLMADENDFQDAVLDAVSEPINKTSLKEIRQLGRNNGISNLGLTLDEGGE; encoded by the coding sequence ATGGTGGCTAAACCCCTAGGATTTTATCAGCGGCTTCAACAATTGCCGTTGCCCGCCCAGCAAGCGTTTATGGCAGCTCTTTGTGAACGCCTGCTACCTAACTACGCTTTGTATCAACAAACCACGGGTCTAGGTGACGAGCATACGCTGCGTACCGTGCTGAGCTTGGTATGGGAGCGTCTAAACGTTCCGAATGCTAGTATCGACTTTGCTCGGCAAGCGGAAAAGCTGGCTGAGTGCGAACCCCCAGAAGGTGATGAGAGCTTTGGAGCGCGCCGAGCGTTAGACGCCGTCGTATCGGTATCCGCGTTGCTAGATACGCTGCAGGGCGAATCACCTGAAGCAGTGCTGGATGTCAGCCGCACCTCGCGAGCGGGCGTTCGCGCTTTTATCGAGCTGACCGAAGGTGAGGAAGATGCTCAGGTGCTTGCGCTGATTATTCGCGACCATCCATTGATGGCCGACGAAAACGATTTCCAGGATGCTGTTTTGGACGCCGTGAGCGAGCCAATTAATAAAACCTCCCTAAAAGAGATTCGTCAGTTAGGGCGTAATAACGGCATCAGTAATCTTGGTTTAACCTTAGACGAAGGCGGGGAGTAA
- a CDS encoding type 1 glutamine amidotransferase — protein sequence MHIHLLQHGPDHGPARLTDWLESMGHSYTVFHLYAGELTPRPGECDAIIILDGPEPLVNDPPDWFKAERKLINRYLDGQKPILGIGLGALWIAQALDAVIAPGTYPEIGWHQITQAPESAFDLPEQFEAFMWHRFVFSLPDNALPLGGSAAAPLQGFSWDAGRVIGLLCHFEATASSVSLLLDADDRPQPKNNATGRFLQTNEQILEDASRFHKLAPLLDRVMTQWLKAA from the coding sequence ATGCATATCCATCTGCTACAGCACGGCCCTGACCATGGTCCCGCTCGTCTAACTGACTGGCTTGAGAGTATGGGCCATAGTTACACCGTTTTTCATCTTTATGCGGGCGAGCTAACCCCACGACCGGGTGAGTGCGATGCGATCATTATACTGGATGGCCCTGAGCCGCTAGTAAATGATCCACCCGACTGGTTTAAAGCCGAGCGAAAGCTGATTAATCGCTATCTGGATGGTCAAAAACCAATACTGGGCATTGGCTTGGGAGCACTGTGGATAGCGCAAGCGCTAGACGCTGTCATCGCGCCAGGCACTTACCCTGAAATTGGCTGGCACCAAATAACACAGGCCCCAGAAAGCGCCTTTGACTTACCCGAACAGTTTGAGGCGTTTATGTGGCATCGCTTCGTGTTTAGCTTACCGGACAATGCACTACCGCTAGGCGGCAGTGCGGCGGCACCACTACAAGGGTTTTCATGGGACGCTGGGCGTGTCATCGGCTTACTGTGCCATTTTGAGGCGACTGCTTCCAGCGTCTCACTACTGCTCGATGCAGACGACCGACCACAGCCAAAAAATAACGCAACAGGGCGTTTTCTACAAACCAATGAACAGATCCTAGAAGACGCTAGTCGTTTTCATAAGTTAGCACCGCTGCTAGACCGCGTGATGACCCAATGGCTGAAAGCGGCATAG
- the selD gene encoding selenide, water dikinase SelD has translation MMSSIRLTQYSHGAGCGCKIAPDVLDGILAKAGPAAGHKRLIVGNQGREDAAVYDLGDGRGMIATTDFFMPIVDDPFDFGRIAATNAISDVYAMGGTPVMALGILGWPLDKLSAEIAGDVVAGAQAVCRELGVALAGGHSIDAPEPMFGLAVNGLVDLAHLKLNSQAKPDDLLFLTKPLGVGLLTTAEKRGLLEAGHQGLARETMLKPNHIGVELAKVKGVNAMTDVTGFGLAGHLSEMCSASGVMAQIDFRRLPRLAEAEAYRRQGAVPGGSLRNRDALGKSLPVMDDAHWQWLCDPQTSGGLLISVDPAWEDDVERIGRENGINLVPFGTMKAAQGDVLIEVIG, from the coding sequence ATTATGAGTTCGATTCGGTTAACCCAATATAGTCACGGTGCAGGTTGTGGCTGCAAAATTGCTCCAGATGTGCTGGATGGAATTCTTGCTAAAGCAGGGCCTGCCGCGGGTCACAAACGGCTCATTGTAGGTAATCAGGGGCGTGAAGACGCTGCGGTGTATGATTTGGGTGATGGCCGCGGCATGATCGCGACCACCGATTTCTTTATGCCGATTGTCGATGATCCCTTCGATTTTGGCCGTATTGCTGCCACTAACGCTATTAGCGATGTGTATGCCATGGGCGGCACGCCGGTCATGGCATTGGGCATTTTAGGTTGGCCGCTGGATAAGCTCAGCGCTGAAATTGCGGGTGATGTTGTTGCAGGAGCCCAAGCTGTTTGTCGTGAGCTGGGCGTCGCGTTAGCAGGCGGACACTCGATTGACGCCCCAGAGCCGATGTTTGGTTTGGCGGTCAACGGTTTAGTCGATTTGGCGCATTTAAAACTCAACAGCCAGGCGAAACCTGATGATCTGTTATTCCTAACCAAACCACTGGGTGTGGGGCTATTAACTACGGCTGAAAAGCGCGGCTTGCTCGAAGCCGGGCACCAAGGCCTTGCCCGAGAAACGATGCTCAAGCCCAATCATATTGGCGTTGAGTTGGCGAAGGTGAAAGGCGTTAACGCCATGACGGATGTTACGGGGTTTGGCCTTGCTGGGCACCTATCGGAAATGTGCAGCGCAAGCGGTGTGATGGCGCAGATCGATTTTCGCCGCTTACCCCGTTTAGCCGAAGCTGAAGCTTACCGTCGGCAGGGCGCTGTCCCCGGAGGCTCACTGCGCAACCGCGACGCCTTAGGTAAATCGTTGCCTGTTATGGACGATGCCCACTGGCAATGGCTTTGCGATCCTCAGACGTCGGGCGGTTTGTTGATTAGCGTCGATCCTGCCTGGGAAGATGACGTAGAACGTATTGGCCGTGAGAACGGTATTAACTTGGTACCGTTTGGCACCATGAAGGCTGCACAGGGCGACGTTTTGATTGAGGTTATTGGATGA
- a CDS encoding copper resistance protein NlpE N-terminal domain-containing protein: MQFRSLLAGSAMLALLAGCAAGPTDQREEAGMTASQANYQGTLPCRNCDGIDLNVTMIGEEMSAPEERTFTLNATYRNHPQTPPDENYAGNWEVLTGTPSDPSATVYELTPNGDGQIYYFQRISERTLELIDPERRRFENGEMLQLQRQ; the protein is encoded by the coding sequence ATGCAATTTAGGAGTTTGCTAGCCGGCTCGGCTATGTTGGCACTGTTGGCGGGCTGTGCAGCTGGCCCAACGGATCAGCGTGAAGAAGCAGGAATGACTGCTTCTCAAGCCAATTATCAAGGTACGCTGCCTTGCCGTAACTGCGATGGCATCGACTTGAATGTGACGATGATAGGCGAAGAAATGAGTGCTCCCGAAGAACGGACGTTCACGTTAAACGCCACTTATCGTAATCATCCACAAACGCCGCCAGACGAAAACTATGCAGGTAACTGGGAAGTACTGACGGGCACGCCGTCGGATCCATCTGCCACTGTCTATGAGTTAACGCCGAATGGCGATGGCCAGATCTACTACTTTCAACGTATTAGTGAACGCACGTTGGAGCTGATCGACCCAGAGCGTCGTCGTTTCGAAAACGGTGAGATGCTGCAGTTACAGCGTCAATAA
- the ilvC gene encoding ketol-acid reductoisomerase — MHVYYDKDCDLSLIQAKKVTIVGYGSQGHAHANNLKESGVDVTVALRKGSSSAAKAEAAGLTVASVPEACKTADVVMILAPDENQKAIYEQEVEPNLKEGATLAFAHGFNIHYNQIEPRKDLDVIMIAPKAPGHTVRSEFVKGGGIPDLIAIHQDASGNAKELALSYAAGVGGGRSGIIETTFKDETETDLFGEQAVLCGGAVELVKAGFETLTEAGYAPEMAYFECLHELKLIVDLMYEGGIANMNYSISNNAEYGEYVTGPEVINDESRAAMRNALKRIQTGEYAKMFIQEGNTNYPSMTARRRLNAEHEIEQVGAKLRGMMPWIAANQLVDKSKN, encoded by the coding sequence ATGCACGTTTATTACGATAAAGATTGTGACCTGTCTCTCATTCAAGCCAAGAAAGTCACTATTGTTGGTTATGGCTCGCAAGGCCATGCCCACGCGAACAACTTGAAAGAGTCTGGCGTTGACGTCACCGTTGCACTGCGCAAAGGTTCTTCCTCTGCCGCCAAAGCAGAAGCCGCAGGCCTGACAGTGGCAAGCGTTCCGGAAGCGTGCAAAACCGCAGACGTTGTCATGATTCTGGCGCCGGATGAGAACCAAAAAGCGATCTACGAGCAGGAAGTAGAGCCGAACTTGAAAGAAGGTGCGACCTTAGCCTTCGCCCACGGCTTTAATATCCATTACAACCAAATTGAGCCGCGTAAAGATCTTGATGTCATCATGATCGCGCCGAAAGCACCGGGGCACACTGTACGCTCTGAGTTCGTTAAAGGTGGCGGTATTCCTGACCTGATCGCTATCCACCAGGATGCGTCTGGTAATGCCAAAGAGTTAGCGCTTTCTTACGCGGCAGGTGTTGGTGGTGGTCGCAGCGGCATTATCGAAACTACTTTTAAAGATGAGACCGAAACGGATCTATTCGGCGAGCAAGCAGTCCTGTGTGGTGGCGCGGTTGAGCTGGTTAAAGCTGGTTTTGAAACCCTTACCGAAGCAGGTTATGCGCCAGAGATGGCTTACTTCGAGTGTCTGCATGAGCTTAAACTGATTGTTGACCTGATGTACGAAGGCGGTATCGCCAACATGAACTACTCCATCTCCAACAATGCGGAGTACGGTGAGTACGTTACTGGTCCCGAGGTGATTAACGACGAGTCTCGTGCCGCAATGCGCAACGCACTCAAGCGTATCCAAACGGGTGAGTATGCCAAAATGTTCATCCAAGAAGGCAACACCAACTACCCGTCTATGACGGCACGTCGTCGCCTGAATGCTGAACACGAAATCGAGCAAGTAGGCGCTAAGCTACGTGGCATGATGCCTTGGATTGCTGCCAACCAGCTGGTTGATAAGTCGAAAAACTAA
- the hisC gene encoding histidinol-phosphate transaminase, giving the protein MSQYWSPAVRELTPYVPGEQPREQVIKLNTNENPYPPAPGVSKVLRNYAIDHLRLYPDPTSYALRTTLADSYGVSVAETFVGNGSDEVLAFAFQAFFCHDAPLDVPSITYSFYPVYANLYGVALRKHPLTPQWEVDVDALANASERSGVIFANPNAPTGHAHSLETIEALLKRVTNRVVLIDEAYVDFGAESAVALVEHYPNLLVTGTFSKSRSLAGLRLGYAIGSPELIDGLQRVKDSFNSYPVDSLASLIGIEALKDEEHFNACRNNVITTRERTRQRLEQLGFEVLPSKANFVLAQHPDFEGAQLFAGLRERGVLVRHFNTDALNNFLRITIGTDDEMDSLIEALEAICR; this is encoded by the coding sequence ATGAGCCAATACTGGAGTCCAGCTGTTAGGGAGCTTACCCCCTATGTGCCTGGTGAGCAGCCCCGCGAACAGGTTATTAAACTCAACACCAATGAAAACCCTTATCCGCCCGCACCTGGGGTGAGCAAGGTGCTGCGTAATTATGCTATCGACCATTTGCGCTTGTATCCTGATCCTACCTCTTACGCGCTGCGTACAACGCTGGCCGACAGCTATGGGGTTAGCGTGGCAGAAACCTTCGTCGGCAATGGGTCAGATGAAGTGCTCGCGTTTGCGTTTCAGGCCTTCTTCTGCCATGACGCACCGCTGGATGTCCCCTCAATCACCTATAGCTTTTATCCTGTGTACGCCAACCTTTATGGCGTCGCGCTTCGTAAGCATCCACTAACCCCACAGTGGGAGGTCGATGTTGATGCCCTGGCGAATGCATCAGAGCGCAGCGGCGTTATCTTTGCCAACCCAAACGCACCGACTGGCCATGCGCACTCCCTCGAAACCATTGAGGCTCTGCTTAAGCGCGTGACAAACCGGGTTGTATTAATCGATGAGGCTTATGTGGATTTCGGCGCAGAAAGCGCTGTTGCTTTAGTTGAGCACTACCCTAACCTGCTAGTCACAGGAACGTTCTCTAAATCACGTAGCTTGGCTGGTTTACGCTTGGGCTATGCCATTGGCTCCCCTGAGCTGATTGATGGGCTCCAGCGGGTCAAGGACTCGTTTAATTCCTATCCAGTGGATAGCCTAGCGAGCCTCATCGGCATTGAAGCTCTTAAAGATGAAGAACACTTTAACGCGTGCCGAAATAATGTGATCACGACCCGTGAGCGCACACGTCAGCGACTTGAGCAGCTAGGTTTTGAAGTACTGCCTTCGAAGGCCAACTTCGTGCTTGCCCAGCATCCCGATTTTGAAGGCGCTCAGCTATTTGCAGGCCTTCGAGAGCGAGGAGTTTTGGTACGTCATTTTAATACTGACGCACTCAATAACTTCTTGCGCATCACCATCGGCACAGATGATGAGATGGATAGCTTAATAGAGGCACTGGAAGCAATCTGCCGCTAA
- the ilvY gene encoding HTH-type transcriptional activator IlvY: MDFRLLKHVVTLAETLHFGRASELCHISPSTLSRSIQQVETELGTRLFERDNRHVTLTPQGLAFQHYAKETLEQWEMQKRTLAAAVAQLSGEISIYCSVTASYSFLYELLSDVRTRHPGIELKLHTGDPADAMSRVLEGADDMAITPRPRIPPNALAFKSLTRSPLLFIAPTEAHDWLPSQPESSTAEQWRHVPMILSEAGLSREYANTWFKAMGITPRIYAQVAGHEAIVSMVGLGFGVGVVPKIVLDNSPLAERVQVLNVKPELPHYDVGLCVLNRRLKNPMIDAFWATVTPR; the protein is encoded by the coding sequence ATGGATTTTCGCTTATTAAAGCATGTGGTGACGCTGGCCGAGACGCTACACTTTGGACGTGCTAGCGAGCTTTGTCATATCAGCCCATCAACCTTAAGCCGTTCGATTCAACAGGTTGAAACCGAGCTAGGCACGCGACTGTTTGAGCGTGACAATCGCCATGTCACGTTAACCCCCCAAGGGTTAGCTTTTCAGCACTATGCGAAAGAGACCTTAGAGCAGTGGGAAATGCAGAAGCGAACACTGGCCGCCGCAGTGGCACAGCTGAGCGGCGAAATAAGCATTTACTGCTCGGTAACCGCAAGCTATAGCTTTCTCTATGAACTATTAAGTGATGTGCGCACCCGCCACCCAGGTATCGAACTAAAGCTGCATACCGGCGACCCCGCCGATGCCATGTCGCGAGTGCTAGAAGGCGCAGACGATATGGCCATTACCCCCCGCCCACGGATTCCACCCAACGCCCTGGCCTTTAAATCGCTTACCCGCTCGCCACTGCTGTTTATTGCTCCTACAGAAGCCCACGATTGGTTACCCAGCCAGCCGGAAAGCTCAACAGCCGAGCAGTGGCGTCATGTCCCGATGATTCTTTCAGAGGCTGGTCTTTCAAGGGAGTACGCCAATACCTGGTTTAAAGCGATGGGCATAACGCCGCGCATTTATGCCCAAGTGGCCGGGCACGAAGCGATTGTAAGTATGGTGGGACTGGGGTTTGGCGTGGGCGTAGTACCCAAAATCGTGCTAGATAACAGCCCACTGGCCGAACGCGTGCAAGTGCTCAACGTAAAACCCGAGCTCCCCCACTACGATGTCGGGCTTTGCGTGCTTAACCGACGACTCAAAAACCCGATGATTGACGCATTCTGGGCTACTGTGACTCCGCGTTAA
- the radA gene encoding DNA repair protein RadA: protein MAKAKSAFVCTECGAEYRKWQGQCSSCQEWNTLSEIRLASARPGSGAAMGRAGYAGDLSRDVVDLGNVDLSEVPRLTSTFAEFDRVLGGGLVPGSAVLLGGNPGAGKSTLLLQTACKLAQQRRILYVTGEESLSQVAMRAHRLQLPTNGLKMLAETSVETILAVAEREKPEILVIDSIQTMHLEDISSAPGGVAQVRESAAALTRFAKQTNTVLLLVGHVTKDGTLAGPKVLEHMIDASLLLEGGADSRFRTLRGQKNRFGAVNELGVFAMLEQGLKEVKNPSAIFLSRQEEQAPGSLVMVVWEGTRPILVEVQALVDESALGNPRRVAVGVDQNRLAMLLAVLNRHGGLFTGDQDVFLNVVGGVKVLETSADLAVLLAVVSSLQNRALPKELVVFGEVGLSGEIRPVPSGQERIAEAAKHGFLRAIVPRGNAPKQAPKGMEVIPVDKLSDALEAL from the coding sequence GTGGCGAAAGCGAAAAGTGCCTTTGTGTGTACCGAATGCGGTGCGGAGTATCGAAAGTGGCAAGGCCAGTGCTCCAGCTGCCAGGAATGGAACACGCTAAGTGAGATTCGGTTGGCTAGTGCGCGCCCTGGAAGTGGCGCAGCCATGGGACGGGCGGGCTATGCAGGAGACCTGTCGAGAGATGTGGTGGATCTTGGCAATGTGGATCTCAGCGAAGTACCCCGCCTCACTTCGACCTTTGCTGAGTTTGATCGTGTGCTAGGTGGCGGCCTGGTGCCGGGGTCCGCTGTGTTGCTGGGGGGCAACCCAGGCGCTGGTAAGTCCACGCTGCTTCTGCAAACCGCCTGCAAGCTCGCCCAGCAGCGGCGTATTCTATATGTCACCGGGGAGGAGTCGCTTTCCCAAGTTGCGATGCGCGCCCACCGCTTACAGCTGCCTACTAATGGGCTGAAAATGTTAGCGGAAACCAGTGTTGAAACAATTTTAGCGGTGGCTGAACGAGAAAAACCGGAAATTTTGGTCATCGACTCAATTCAAACGATGCACCTAGAGGATATTAGCTCAGCGCCAGGTGGCGTTGCCCAGGTTCGTGAATCTGCGGCAGCTCTGACCCGCTTTGCTAAGCAAACGAACACAGTATTGTTACTGGTTGGGCATGTAACGAAGGATGGAACGCTGGCTGGCCCTAAAGTACTGGAGCACATGATTGATGCCTCGCTGCTATTAGAGGGTGGAGCTGACTCTCGATTTAGAACCCTTCGCGGCCAGAAAAACCGCTTTGGTGCGGTGAATGAGCTGGGTGTGTTTGCAATGCTTGAGCAAGGTTTAAAAGAAGTCAAAAACCCCAGTGCGATTTTCCTATCACGCCAAGAAGAACAGGCTCCCGGTAGTTTGGTCATGGTGGTATGGGAAGGTACCCGGCCAATTCTGGTGGAAGTGCAGGCGTTAGTCGATGAGTCTGCATTGGGGAATCCTCGCCGTGTGGCCGTTGGCGTCGATCAAAACCGACTTGCTATGCTGCTAGCCGTGCTAAACCGTCACGGTGGTCTGTTTACCGGTGATCAAGATGTTTTCCTTAACGTGGTAGGCGGCGTGAAAGTACTCGAAACCAGTGCTGACTTGGCGGTGCTCCTAGCGGTGGTATCCAGCCTGCAAAATCGCGCTCTGCCAAAAGAGTTGGTGGTATTTGGCGAAGTTGGGCTTTCGGGAGAGATTCGGCCTGTGCCCAGCGGGCAAGAACGTATTGCTGAAGCGGCTAAGCATGGATTTTTAAGGGCGATTGTGCCGCGTGGTAATGCACCCAAGCAGGCTCCGAAGGGGATGGAGGTCATCCCTGTGGATAAACTTAGCGATGCCCTGGAAGCGCTCTAA
- the mnmH gene encoding tRNA 2-selenouridine(34) synthase MnmH: MTLATVPATLNLIAEETPLIDVRAPIEFAQGSLPGAVNLPLMVDDERHQVGIAYKQLGQQAAIGLGERLVSGEAKQARVDAWEAYVARQPEAIIYCFRGGLRSQIAQQWLAETGINRPRIEGGWKAVRHRLCQRIDEAASQPMLVVAGLTGCAKTTLINQLSNGIDLEAFANHKGSAFGRQPEEPTPQIDFEHALAKRLIGLTGKLVVEDESRQIGNANIPLTFWHALQRAPRIRIEMPLDWRLEQLRRDYIEALEQSYTARYGQQEGWQRMQRQLANALERLAKRLGNARLQRLQRLQCMAFDAHALGNIQAHEAWLAPLLTEYYDPLYRYHLEKQRDSRPTELHVGDWDSCLEAAKQWSA, translated from the coding sequence ATGACCCTAGCCACTGTTCCGGCAACATTAAACTTAATCGCGGAAGAAACGCCGTTGATTGATGTGCGCGCCCCGATTGAGTTTGCCCAGGGCAGTTTGCCTGGCGCGGTTAACTTGCCGTTAATGGTTGATGATGAGCGCCACCAAGTGGGCATTGCATATAAGCAGCTGGGGCAGCAGGCGGCCATCGGGTTGGGTGAGCGCTTAGTTAGCGGTGAAGCTAAGCAAGCACGCGTTGACGCGTGGGAGGCGTACGTAGCGCGCCAGCCAGAAGCTATTATCTACTGTTTTCGTGGAGGGCTACGTTCGCAAATTGCGCAGCAGTGGCTAGCCGAAACAGGTATTAACAGGCCGCGTATTGAGGGTGGCTGGAAAGCGGTGCGTCATCGGCTATGTCAGCGGATTGATGAGGCCGCCAGTCAGCCGATGTTGGTCGTTGCAGGACTGACAGGCTGTGCCAAAACGACGCTTATTAACCAATTGAGTAACGGCATTGATCTAGAGGCCTTTGCCAACCATAAAGGATCGGCCTTTGGCCGACAGCCAGAAGAACCGACGCCACAAATTGATTTTGAACACGCCTTGGCCAAACGCTTAATCGGGCTGACAGGTAAACTGGTAGTAGAGGATGAGTCGCGACAAATCGGTAATGCTAATATTCCGCTTACTTTTTGGCATGCCTTACAGCGTGCGCCGCGAATACGCATTGAGATGCCTCTGGATTGGCGTTTAGAGCAGTTGCGCCGTGACTATATCGAAGCACTTGAACAGAGCTACACCGCCCGTTACGGCCAGCAAGAGGGCTGGCAGCGCATGCAGCGCCAATTAGCCAATGCCTTGGAGCGTTTGGCTAAGCGGCTAGGAAATGCCCGTTTGCAGCGTCTGCAGCGATTACAGTGCATGGCCTTTGATGCCCATGCGCTAGGTAATATTCAGGCTCACGAGGCATGGCTTGCACCGCTGTTAACGGAATATTACGACCCACTTTATCGCTATCATCTTGAAAAGCAGCGGGATAGCCGTCCTACCGAGCTGCACGTTGGCGATTGGGATAGCTGTTTAGAAGCCGCTAAGCAATGGAGCGCTTAG
- the pssA gene encoding CDP-diacylglycerol--serine O-phosphatidyltransferase produces the protein MTQDARDQERKQASQSAPQEGHKTEDSGTGEQEDASHEKVSHDNVSNEDLATVFLRETEVVEEAVEDGKKIRRKGIYLLPNLFTTSALFSGFFAVVAGINGEFTSAAVAIFIAMVLDGLDGRVARMTNTQSEFGAEYDSLADMISFGMAPALVAFTWILQDIGKTGWVVAFLYVACAALRLARFNVQIGSVDKKWFIGLPSPSAAALVAASVWTFHSFDADAVGFKLLMLFVVGAAGVLMVSNIRYYSFKDLDFKKPVPFVVLLAVVLGFVMISVEPSVMLLLLFGAYVCSGPVLAVMRKAKPKS, from the coding sequence ATGACCCAGGATGCTCGCGATCAAGAGCGTAAACAGGCCTCGCAGTCAGCGCCTCAAGAAGGCCACAAAACAGAAGATAGTGGTACTGGAGAGCAAGAAGACGCTAGTCACGAAAAGGTAAGTCATGACAACGTAAGTAATGAAGATCTCGCTACCGTTTTCCTGCGCGAAACTGAAGTGGTTGAAGAGGCGGTCGAAGACGGCAAGAAAATTCGCCGAAAAGGCATCTATTTACTACCTAATTTATTTACCACATCTGCGCTGTTTTCGGGGTTCTTCGCCGTGGTGGCTGGCATCAACGGCGAATTCACCTCAGCAGCAGTGGCGATTTTTATCGCCATGGTGCTCGATGGCCTTGATGGTCGGGTTGCTCGTATGACGAATACGCAAAGCGAGTTTGGTGCAGAGTACGATAGCCTTGCCGATATGATCTCGTTCGGTATGGCGCCTGCATTAGTGGCCTTTACCTGGATTTTACAAGACATCGGTAAAACAGGCTGGGTCGTAGCATTTCTTTATGTAGCCTGTGCGGCGCTGCGCCTAGCACGCTTCAATGTGCAGATTGGTAGTGTGGATAAGAAGTGGTTTATCGGCTTGCCAAGCCCATCCGCCGCCGCCTTAGTGGCCGCTAGTGTGTGGACCTTCCATAGTTTTGATGCAGATGCGGTAGGTTTTAAGCTGCTTATGTTGTTTGTCGTGGGGGCTGCGGGTGTGCTCATGGTCAGTAATATTCGTTATTACAGCTTTAAAGATCTCGATTTCAAAAAGCCTGTTCCTTTTGTTGTGCTTCTAGCGGTGGTGCTAGGGTTCGTAATGATCTCTGTTGAACCTTCTGTAATGCTGCTGCTGCTCTTTGGTGCTTATGTGTGTTCAGGCCCCGTATTGGCCGTTATGCGTAAAGCAAAACCTAAAAGTTAA